From Natronogracilivirga saccharolytica:
GAAGGCGAATATATAGATATCCTCAGGAGAGCTTCCAAAGTTACCGAACCTCTGGATATCGAAGATGTTCCGGATTTTCTCAAGAACAGATTCCTCACAAGAGATGGTGAAATCGGCAGATTTGTAATGATTTATCCGGCAGTCGGACTTTCGGACGGAAGAAAATCCATCGCATTCAAAAATGAGATTGGGCGTATAGAAACCCCTGAAGGCAACGTTTATCACGCCGCCAGTACCTCCATTGTGGCAGCAGAGATGCTGGAACTCATGAGAGATGAGAGCCCTTATATGGTTGTGGCAACATTTGTTATGATATTTATACTGGTAAACATCGGTTTCCGCTCATTGCGATGGTCAATTATTGCGATGCTGCCGCTGCTGATAGGATTGAGCTGGACATTTGCCGCCATGATGATATTCGGACTCACCTTCAATATGTACAACCTTGTTGTTCTTCCTGCTATTCTGGGAATTGGAAACGACAATGGTGTGCACCTGGCCAACAGATACCGTGAGGAGGGGAAGAAAAAGATGTTTCCCGTTTTGAAAAGTACCGGTCAGCACATTACCATAGGATCCTTCACGACTATGCTGGGTTTTGCCGGCCTGCTGCTCACACAGCATCCCGGCCTCAACTCTATCGGTGTACTTGCCGTAACCGGAATAGGACTGACGCTGTTCTCTGCGCTAACCTATCTCCCGTCGCTGGTGCAGGTTCTGGAAGACAGGAACTGGATCCGCTTCTGATTATTCAGCCATGGTCGTCGACACACCCGTCATTATACTCAAATCGGTAAGTTACAGCGAGAGCAGTCTTATTGTGACGCTGCTGAGTCAGAAGCATGGCAAGATTGCTGTTATGGCAAGGGGGGCGCGGAGAAACAAAAACAAATTCGGGGGCTTGCTGGAGCCCGGAAGTATCCTTGAGGCATCGTATTATTACAAGCCCACCAGAGAAGTTCAGAATCTCAGTGACGTTTCCATAGGTACACCTACATGGAATATCCATAAAGACATCGGGAAGATGGCCGTCGGTCTCGGCACAATTGAATTGTGTGAACAGCTTTGCCATGCCCATGAACCCATGCCGGAGGTATTTACGTTTCTGTGTCAGTTTCTGGCCTGGTTGCACGGGACGAATGAAAATCCGAAAAACCTGTTTCCCTACATTCAGTTCCGTCTCGCTCAGCTTGTAGGAATCGGCATGGGATGGGATGAAGATTTTCCCGGCAGCGATGAACCACCTGTACCTGAAAAATGTTACCTGAATGTAGAAAACGGGTCCGTATCCTGCACTCCGGCAGGCCAAATGCATTTTCTTTTAACAAAATCCCAGGTACACTATCTGCGTTGTATCAGAAATAACAGGAAAAACCTTTTGCTAACTGAACCCTATCCGGCCACTGATATCAAAAATCTGATACACCACTTTGACGTCTATTTTCAGTATCATCTGGAAGGCGTCAGACCACGTCGCTCGGATACCATTTTCGAACAAATTCTCTGAACCCATGCCCCTGCACCAAAAACTGCTGACGGTTATACTGCTGCTGCTGACCGGCATGATGCTCGGCATATTGTTTATGATTTACCGGGGCTCATGGATGCCGCCTGAACGCGTGGAAGTCCGGTATACCGATGTAAAGAGAAGTACCGAACCCATTGATCCGGCTAAGGGCGAAGAACGCTACTCCCCATCGTTTTTATTCAATGACGTAGCCGAAGAGATCATCCCGGCCGTCGTCTACATAGAAAGTGAGATTTCCGTGGATCGTGATATGCCCGATGATGAATTCCATGAGTTCGAAGACCGGTTCTGGGAACGGTTTCTTCCCCGTCAAAGAGCACAAAGCATCGGTTCCGGTGTTCTGATATCCGGTGACGGGTACATACTCACCAATCATCACGTTATTCAGGGTGCCGAGGGGCGCGTCAGGGTGATGACCCACGATAAAAAAGAGCATGATGCGAAGATCATCGGCAGTGACCCATCGACAGATCTCGCGGTAATAAAAATCAATTCGGACCAGACCAGCGCCATTGTCATCGGCAACTCGGATCATGTCCGCATCGGGGACTGGGTTATGGCCATAGGAAATCCGTTCAGACTCAGGTCGACCGTCACCGCCGGCATCGTCAGTGCGACGGGAAGAGATGTCGATATCATCAGTGATCGTATGCGTATCGAGAGCTTTATCCAGACCGATGCAGCAATTAACCGCGGCAACAGCGGCGGCGCGCTGGTCAACACCAGGGGCGAACTGGTTGGAATCAATACGGCAATTGCCTCGGAAAGCGGATCGTATCAGGGATACGGTTTTGCTGTCCCGGTAAATCTCGCGATGAAAATCGGACAGGATATCATTGAACACGGCGAGGTTCAAAGGGCATATCTGGGGGTGGAAATCGTTTCGCTGGATCATGACCGCGCCAAAAGAGCCGGACTTGACAAGGTCGAAGGTGTTGAGATCCGCAACCTGGCACCGGAGGGAAGCGCCGACCGTGGCGGGTTGAAAAGGGGGGATGTAGTGCTTGCCGTGAACGGCCACACTGTCGGTGAAGCAAACCGGCTGCAGGAACGAATCGCCATGCTCCGGCCGGGAGATGAAGTCAGCCTGAAAGTCTGGCGCGACGGATCTGAAAAAGAGATTGCTTTTCCTCTGCTTGGAAAAGAGGATGAAGCTGTCAGAAAATGGGCCAGTGCCGATCCCGAACCCAGACGTGATGAGCAATTCCGGTTTGATCCGGATGAAGAGTCCGGGGTGCGGCAGTCCACTTTTGAATCCGGTTTCACGGTAGCTGAGCTGCCGGTTTCAGAAAATCTGTCTGAATACGGACTGGTTGTAATTCGTGTAGAGCCCGGTAGCAGCGCATATGAGTCCGGTATTCAGCAGGAGGATGTCATCCAAAAAATCAACAATAAAAAACCGGCCGGTCTCGATGAATTGTCTGAGGTAATGAATGATCTCCGAAGTGCGGAAAAAACCATTTCACTTGAATTGTACCGTGACGGGGAAACTATTGAAATTGAACTCTAGAAAGCGAATTGTTGCATATTAACTAACTTACTGAACTCATACTGTTTATGAACTCCCGTCTTAGTATCTTTTTATTGCTTGTCCTGACCCCGTCCCTGGTACTGCTGAATTCCTGTGAACAAATAGAGGCACTGACTTCTGATGATGAGGTTGAAGAGCCGGCTGAGGAGCCGGAGGAACCGGAAGAAGAAGTGGCAGAGGAACCGGATCCCGACTTGCCTGAATGGTACGATCCCGTAAACCCGGTTTATGTTGATGGAGATACGGTATATGTGATGACATCAGCCGTGGCAGCTGACTCTTCCGGTGCCAGATCAGCAGCAATGCGGTCCATGGAGGAACAAACCAAAGCCGCATGGTCTCTGTTGCTGGATGAACGGTTCTCCCGCGATGACCATGGTGAAACAGCTTCTGCATCTGACCAGGGCGGAGACCGGTACATATCAGCTTTGCTGTTTGACCATGATTCGGAAATCGGGGATCTTTCTCCCTCTGAAACCATTTGGTATTATGCTGAAGGGGAGACAGTCCGGTGCTATATACGGCATAAATACATGAAAGATGACATGTCCGGGGTGCTTGAAGACATCCCGGAATGAGTCATCCGGAATTCAATGACCGTGTTGAATCATGAACCTGTAACCCGGAGGTACCAGGTCATGCTCATTTCATATATTCAATGATCTTGCTTCCAAACTCCGAGCACTTCAGCAATTTGGCACCATCCATCTGCCGTTCGAAGTCATAAGTCACTTCCTTGTTGCTGATGGCCGTTTCCATGCCGTTCTCTATCAATCTTGCCGCTTCCGGCCAGCCCAGATGATCAAGCATCATAACGGCCGATAATATCAGCGAACCGGGATTGACCTTGTCCTGTCCTGCATATTTGGGAGCCGTTCCGTGTGTCGCCTCGAAAAGTGCGAATCCGCTTTGGTAATTGATATTGGCGCCCGGTGCAATACCGATTCCGCCAACACAGGCTGCAAGTGCATCCGAAATGTAATCGCCGTTCAGATTGAGCGTGGCAATGACATCATACTCGGCCGGACGCGTCAGGATCTGCTGGAGAAAAGCGTCGGCAATCACATCCTTGATGACAACTCCGCTGGGCAGTTCACACCACGGTCCGCCATCTATCTCTTTGGCACCATACTCCTCCTTCGCAAGTTCGTAACCCCAGTTTTTGAAGCTGCCTTCGGTATATTTCATAATATTGCCTTTGTGCACAAGCGTAACACTTTTGCGGCCGTGCTCAAGGGCATACTCGATTGCCGATCTCACCAGTCGTTTGGTACCTTCTTCAGAAACCGGCTTGATACCTATGGAAGCCGTATCCGGAAAACGGATATTGGTCGCTTTCATCTCTTCAATCAGAAACTTTTTAACCTTTTCCACTTCCGGCGTTCCGTTCTGATACTCTATGCCCGCATAAATATCCTCGGTATTCTCCCTGAATATGACCATGTCGGTCAGCTCAGGCTGCCGCACCGGACTCGGAGTGCCTTTATAGTACCTTACGGGCCGGACACATGCATACAAATCCAGAAGCTGGCGGAGAGCCACATTAAGACTCCGGATACCGCCGCCGACAG
This genomic window contains:
- the recO gene encoding DNA repair protein RecO yields the protein MVVDTPVIILKSVSYSESSLIVTLLSQKHGKIAVMARGARRNKNKFGGLLEPGSILEASYYYKPTREVQNLSDVSIGTPTWNIHKDIGKMAVGLGTIELCEQLCHAHEPMPEVFTFLCQFLAWLHGTNENPKNLFPYIQFRLAQLVGIGMGWDEDFPGSDEPPVPEKCYLNVENGSVSCTPAGQMHFLLTKSQVHYLRCIRNNRKNLLLTEPYPATDIKNLIHHFDVYFQYHLEGVRPRRSDTIFEQIL
- a CDS encoding Do family serine endopeptidase is translated as MPLHQKLLTVILLLLTGMMLGILFMIYRGSWMPPERVEVRYTDVKRSTEPIDPAKGEERYSPSFLFNDVAEEIIPAVVYIESEISVDRDMPDDEFHEFEDRFWERFLPRQRAQSIGSGVLISGDGYILTNHHVIQGAEGRVRVMTHDKKEHDAKIIGSDPSTDLAVIKINSDQTSAIVIGNSDHVRIGDWVMAIGNPFRLRSTVTAGIVSATGRDVDIISDRMRIESFIQTDAAINRGNSGGALVNTRGELVGINTAIASESGSYQGYGFAVPVNLAMKIGQDIIEHGEVQRAYLGVEIVSLDHDRAKRAGLDKVEGVEIRNLAPEGSADRGGLKRGDVVLAVNGHTVGEANRLQERIAMLRPGDEVSLKVWRDGSEKEIAFPLLGKEDEAVRKWASADPEPRRDEQFRFDPDEESGVRQSTFESGFTVAELPVSENLSEYGLVVIRVEPGSSAYESGIQQEDVIQKINNKKPAGLDELSEVMNDLRSAEKTISLELYRDGETIEIEL
- the icd gene encoding NADP-dependent isocitrate dehydrogenase; translation: MKFEKITVPETGNAIGVKADGTLDVPDHPVIPFIEGDGIGTDISPVMKKVVDAAVEKAYGGKKKISWMEIYAGEKSVAHYGDNTWLPDDTLEAIKAYRVAIKGPLTTPVGGGIRSLNVALRQLLDLYACVRPVRYYKGTPSPVRQPELTDMVIFRENTEDIYAGIEYQNGTPEVEKVKKFLIEEMKATNIRFPDTASIGIKPVSEEGTKRLVRSAIEYALEHGRKSVTLVHKGNIMKYTEGSFKNWGYELAKEEYGAKEIDGGPWCELPSGVVIKDVIADAFLQQILTRPAEYDVIATLNLNGDYISDALAACVGGIGIAPGANINYQSGFALFEATHGTAPKYAGQDKVNPGSLILSAVMMLDHLGWPEAARLIENGMETAISNKEVTYDFERQMDGAKLLKCSEFGSKIIEYMK